A single region of the Massilia sp. erpn genome encodes:
- a CDS encoding amino acid ABC transporter ATP-binding protein, giving the protein MIDIKNLSKWYGHFQVLSECSTSVAKGDVMVICGPSGSGKSTLIKTVNGLEPFQKGEIIVDGISVGAPGTNLPALRARIGMVFQNFELFPHLSVRENLTLGQVKVLGRSQDEANARGLKYLERVGLLSQQDKFPNQLSGGQQQRVAIARALSMDPIAMLFDEPTSALDPEMINEVLDVMVGLAQEGMTMMVVTHEMGFARKVANRVVFMDKGHILEDCSKDEFFGAPRSERARDFLARIIH; this is encoded by the coding sequence ATGATCGATATAAAAAACCTAAGCAAGTGGTATGGCCATTTCCAGGTGCTCTCAGAGTGCAGCACCAGTGTCGCCAAGGGCGATGTGATGGTCATTTGCGGCCCTTCCGGTTCGGGAAAATCAACCCTGATAAAAACCGTCAACGGCCTGGAACCCTTCCAGAAAGGTGAAATTATTGTCGATGGCATATCGGTTGGCGCGCCCGGCACCAATTTGCCGGCCCTGCGCGCGCGCATCGGCATGGTATTCCAGAATTTCGAGTTGTTCCCCCATCTTTCGGTGCGCGAGAACCTGACCCTGGGCCAGGTCAAGGTGCTGGGGCGCAGCCAGGACGAGGCCAATGCCCGTGGCCTGAAGTATCTGGAGCGGGTCGGCCTGCTGTCGCAGCAGGATAAATTTCCGAATCAGCTGTCCGGCGGCCAGCAGCAGCGCGTGGCGATCGCGCGCGCCTTGTCGATGGACCCGATTGCCATGTTGTTCGACGAGCCGACGTCCGCCCTCGACCCGGAAATGATCAACGAAGTGCTCGATGTGATGGTGGGCCTGGCCCAGGAGGGCATGACGATGATGGTGGTCACCCACGAAATGGGCTTTGCGCGCAAGGTGGCCAACCGCGTGGTTTTCATGGACAAGGGCCATATCCTGGAAGACTGCAGCAAGGATGAATTCTTCGGCGCGCCGCGTTCCGAGCGCGCCCGCGACTTCCTTGCGCGTATCATTCATTGA
- a CDS encoding amino acid ABC transporter substrate-binding protein, which translates to MTLTRLFALLSIACCAATASAQELTGTLAKIKRTGQITLGVRDGSVPFSYLDDKQQYQGYSVDLCMKIVVQVQKQLGMTDVKVVMNPVTSANRIPLMANGTIDLECGSTTNNAERQKQVAFAPTMFVIANRLLAKKSSNIKSLADMKGKTLVATAGTTTLKQMTILNNEQKLGMNIVVGKDHPESFLMMETGRAAAEANDDILLAAQVASARNPSEFQITAEALSVEPYGIMLRREDAPFKQAVDAALARLYQSDDIQRIYNKWFMSPIPPKGINLNFPMPPQLKAVLAKPTDSPDPAAYAAVPPAQKAATKK; encoded by the coding sequence ATGACCTTGACCAGACTGTTTGCCCTGCTGTCCATCGCCTGCTGCGCCGCCACGGCCAGCGCCCAGGAACTCACCGGCACCCTCGCCAAAATCAAGCGCACTGGCCAGATCACGCTGGGCGTGCGCGATGGCTCCGTGCCTTTCTCCTATCTGGACGATAAGCAGCAATACCAGGGCTATTCGGTGGACCTGTGCATGAAGATCGTGGTCCAGGTGCAGAAGCAGCTGGGCATGACCGATGTGAAGGTGGTGATGAATCCCGTAACTTCGGCCAACCGCATTCCGCTGATGGCGAACGGCACCATCGACCTGGAATGCGGCTCCACCACCAATAATGCGGAGCGCCAGAAGCAGGTGGCTTTCGCGCCCACCATGTTCGTGATCGCCAACCGCCTGCTGGCGAAGAAGTCGTCGAATATCAAATCCCTGGCCGACATGAAGGGCAAGACCCTGGTGGCCACCGCCGGCACCACTACGCTCAAGCAGATGACGATTCTGAACAATGAGCAGAAGCTGGGCATGAATATCGTGGTCGGCAAGGACCATCCCGAATCCTTCCTGATGATGGAAACCGGGCGTGCCGCCGCCGAGGCCAATGACGATATCCTGCTGGCGGCCCAGGTGGCGAGTGCGCGCAACCCGTCCGAGTTCCAGATCACCGCCGAGGCGCTGTCGGTCGAACCTTACGGCATCATGCTGCGCCGCGAGGACGCGCCCTTCAAGCAGGCGGTGGATGCGGCCTTGGCCCGGCTGTATCAGTCGGATGATATCCAGCGCATCTACAACAAGTGGTTCATGAGTCCCATCCCGCCCAAGGGGATCAACTTGAACTTCCCCATGCCGCCGCAGCTCAAGGCCGTGCTGGCCAAACCCACCGATTCGCCCGATCCGGCGGCCTACGCGGCCGTGCCGCCGGCGCAGAAAGCCGCCACCAAGAAGTAA
- a CDS encoding amino acid ABC transporter permease, with protein sequence MHYNWNWAIFRELSPDGVHTYWDTLMSGLAWTLATSLAGWVMALALGMLVGVLRTLPSPWLRRAGTAYVELFRNIPLLVQMFLWFFVVPELLPRAAGDWLKALPNAPFLTAVVCLGFFTSARVAVQVTAGIEALAGGQKLAALALGLTRRQTYRHVLLPLALRIILPPLTSEFLNIIKNSSVALTIGLMELTASARAVQEFSFQVFEAFSAATLIYVLVNIVVVAGMAWLERRLALPGTLASGGGR encoded by the coding sequence ATGCACTACAACTGGAACTGGGCCATCTTCCGCGAGCTGTCGCCGGACGGCGTGCACACCTATTGGGATACGCTGATGTCCGGCCTGGCGTGGACGCTGGCGACCTCGCTGGCCGGCTGGGTCATGGCGCTGGCCTTGGGCATGCTAGTGGGCGTGCTGCGCACCTTGCCCAGCCCCTGGCTGCGCCGCGCCGGCACGGCCTATGTGGAGCTGTTCCGCAATATCCCGTTGCTGGTGCAGATGTTTCTGTGGTTCTTCGTCGTGCCTGAACTGCTGCCGCGCGCGGCGGGCGACTGGCTGAAGGCACTGCCCAATGCGCCTTTCCTGACGGCCGTGGTCTGCCTCGGCTTCTTTACGTCGGCGCGGGTGGCGGTGCAGGTCACGGCGGGCATCGAAGCGCTGGCGGGCGGCCAGAAGCTGGCGGCGCTGGCCCTGGGCCTGACGCGGCGGCAGACCTATCGCCACGTGCTGCTGCCGCTGGCGCTGCGCATCATCCTGCCGCCGTTGACCAGCGAATTCCTTAACATCATCAAGAACAGTTCCGTCGCCCTGACCATCGGCTTGATGGAGCTGACCGCCAGCGCGCGCGCTGTGCAGGAGTTCTCCTTCCAGGTGTTCGAAGCGTTTTCCGCCGCCACCCTGATCTATGTGCTGGTGAATATCGTGGTGGTGGCCGGCATGGCCTGGCTGGAGCGGCGGCTGGCGCTGCCCGGCACACTGGCGAGCGGGGGAGGGCGCTGA
- a CDS encoding amino acid ABC transporter permease: protein MFSQFDFDVIARSWLYLFRTGMAFTLELTVLSMLGGVALGTLLALGRLSSFKPVALLAATYVNLIRAVPLVLVIFWFYFLVPYVAAWLIGAAEPVKVGTFLSALITFILFQAAYYCEIMRGGIQAISRGQLYAAQALGMGYWQTMWLIVLPQAFRNMLPVLLTQTIVLFQDVSLVYVLSVPDFVGAASKIAQRDGRLVEMYVFVALVYLLLCCVLSWLARRLQARVAIIR from the coding sequence ATGTTTTCCCAGTTCGACTTCGATGTGATCGCGCGCTCCTGGCTTTACCTGTTTCGCACCGGGATGGCGTTCACGCTGGAGCTGACCGTGCTGTCCATGCTGGGTGGCGTGGCGCTCGGCACCTTGCTGGCGCTGGGGCGCCTGTCCAGCTTCAAGCCCGTTGCGCTGCTGGCCGCCACTTATGTGAACCTGATCCGCGCCGTGCCGCTGGTGCTGGTGATCTTCTGGTTCTACTTCCTTGTGCCGTATGTGGCGGCCTGGCTGATCGGCGCCGCCGAGCCGGTGAAGGTGGGCACATTTCTCTCGGCGCTGATCACCTTCATCCTGTTCCAGGCGGCTTATTACTGTGAGATCATGCGCGGCGGCATACAGGCTATTTCGCGCGGCCAGCTGTATGCGGCGCAGGCGCTGGGCATGGGCTACTGGCAGACCATGTGGCTCATCGTGCTGCCCCAGGCTTTCCGCAATATGCTGCCGGTGCTACTGACGCAGACCATCGTGCTGTTCCAGGATGTGTCCCTGGTGTATGTGCTGTCAGTGCCGGACTTCGTCGGCGCGGCGAGCAAGATCGCCCAGCGCGACGGCCGGCTGGTGGAGATGTATGTGTTTGTGGCCCTGGTCTATCTGCTGCTGTGCTGCGTCCTGTCCTGGCTGGCGCGCCGCCTGCAGGCGCGCGTCGCCATCATCCGCTAG
- a CDS encoding type II toxin-antitoxin system Phd/YefM family antitoxin → MTILSASAARASLYRLIDEAAQSHMPITITGKRNSAVLLSVQDWMAIQETLRQLSAAAGKAPPAAEDLPTTDQASG, encoded by the coding sequence ATGACCATACTTTCGGCAAGTGCGGCGCGCGCCAGCCTATACCGGCTGATCGACGAAGCGGCCCAGAGCCATATGCCGATCACCATCACCGGCAAGCGCAATAGCGCCGTGCTGCTCTCGGTACAGGACTGGATGGCGATTCAGGAGACGCTGCGCCAGTTGTCCGCCGCCGCGGGCAAGGCGCCGCCCGCCGCCGAGGATTTGCCGACCACAGACCAGGCTAGCGGATGA
- the pyrC gene encoding dihydroorotase: MSQFDAPSSLTIIRPDDWHLHLRDGATMASVLPHSARQFARAIVMPNLKPPVTTVAAAEAYRQRIVDALPQGMQFEPLMTLYLTNNTSPEEILRAQESGIVHAVKLYPAGATTNSDAGVTDLANCYKVLEAMQEVGMPFLVHGEVTDQDIDLFDREAVFIERVMRPLRRDFPALNIVFEHITTKDAAQYVAEAEGPIAATITPHHLLYNRNEIFKGGIRPHYYCLPVLKREEHRLALVTAATSGDERFFLGTDSAPHAKGAKEAACGCAGCYTALHAMELYAEAFERAGALDKLEAFASLNGPAFYGLPPNTDTITLKREQWTLPETLPFGDQEIVPLNAGETINWKMA, encoded by the coding sequence ATGTCCCAATTCGACGCCCCCTCCAGCCTGACCATTATCCGCCCAGACGACTGGCATTTGCACCTGCGCGACGGCGCCACCATGGCCAGCGTGCTGCCGCACAGCGCGCGCCAGTTTGCCCGCGCCATTGTGATGCCGAACCTGAAACCGCCTGTGACCACCGTGGCGGCGGCCGAGGCCTACCGCCAGCGCATTGTCGACGCTCTGCCGCAAGGCATGCAGTTCGAGCCGCTGATGACGCTCTACCTGACCAATAACACCTCGCCGGAAGAGATTCTGCGCGCCCAGGAAAGCGGCATCGTACATGCCGTCAAACTCTACCCGGCCGGCGCCACCACCAATTCCGACGCTGGCGTGACCGATCTGGCCAACTGCTACAAGGTGCTGGAAGCGATGCAGGAAGTGGGCATGCCTTTCCTGGTGCACGGCGAAGTCACCGATCAGGACATCGACCTGTTCGACCGCGAGGCCGTCTTCATCGAGCGCGTGATGCGCCCGCTGCGCCGCGATTTCCCGGCACTGAACATCGTTTTCGAACATATCACCACCAAGGACGCGGCGCAGTACGTGGCCGAGGCGGAAGGTCCGATTGCGGCTACCATCACCCCGCACCACCTGCTGTACAACCGCAACGAGATTTTCAAAGGCGGCATCCGCCCGCACTACTACTGCCTGCCGGTGCTGAAACGCGAAGAACACCGCCTGGCGCTGGTGACGGCAGCGACCAGCGGCGACGAGCGTTTCTTCCTCGGCACGGATTCCGCGCCGCACGCCAAGGGCGCCAAAGAAGCGGCCTGCGGCTGCGCCGGTTGCTACACCGCCCTGCACGCGATGGAGCTGTACGCCGAAGCCTTTGAACGCGCCGGCGCGCTGGACAAGCTGGAAGCCTTCGCCAGCCTGAACGGCCCCGCCTTCTACGGCCTGCCGCCCAACACCGACACCATCACCCTCAAGCGCGAGCAATGGACGCTGCCTGAAACCCTGCCATTCGGCGACCAGGAAATCGTGCCGCTGAACGCCGGCGAAACGATCAACTGGAAAATGGCGTAA